One genomic region from Leguminivora glycinivorella isolate SPB_JAAS2020 chromosome 8, LegGlyc_1.1, whole genome shotgun sequence encodes:
- the LOC125228500 gene encoding lipase member H-B-like: protein MEDRLLLVVLWMCACAAYEYDSGTPAGYMSDCPGMNASTEFSEKTRRSLTAVVMAPSAGYIRSRETSCRLSVPGAACAARWMDLKRRRTQVLVAGYLDASFSPVVRSVAGAYLNLGRNVILVEVFPLLIRTYPMAARITRPLGKLLGEFLAELTRRGLPPSRLEISGGSLGAHVAYYASVKYRELTGRKPARLTGLDPAGPCFRNLPPWERFNAGGAERVDALHTNIDGFGIAHPMGHVDFYANGGEFQPSMVGNFIMPCFLLCSHLRSAFYWLLAYDNPDKFIAVRCDTMAHARKGDCYNKPIVHNFLGPKTNHSKPGIYYLPTSERTPYYLGEEGLKKRRFGHNDYLLKTSVEPEGDVLV, encoded by the exons ATGGAGGATCGACTTCTTTTAGTGGTGCTTTGGATGTGTGCGTGTGCGGCTTATGAATATGACTCCGGGACGCCGGCTGGATACATGAGTGATT GCCCTGGAATGAATGCATCCACAGAGTTTTCAGAGAAAACTCGGCGCTCGCTCACTGCCGTGGTCATGGCGCCATCAGCAGGCTACATCAGGAGTAGAGAGACGAGCTGCCGACTCAGCGTACCTGGTGCTGCCTGTGCAGCGCGCTGGATGGATCTGAAGAGGAGGAGGACACAG GTCCTGGTAGCCGGGTACCTGGACGCGTCGTTCTCTCCCGTAGTCCGGTCAGTGGCTGGCGCGTATCTGAACCTTGGCCGCAATGTCATCCTCGTCGAGGTGTTCCCGCTGCTCATCCGGACATATCCCAT GGCAGCACGCATCACACGCCCACTCGGTAAACTTCTCGGCGAGTTTCTAGCCGAGCTGACTCGAAGAGGTTTACCACCGAGTAGATTAGAGATCTCCGGCGGCAGTCTGGGAGCTCACGTCGCTTACTACGCCTCCGTCAAGTATAGAGAACTTACGGGAAGGAAACCTGCAAGACTTACTG GCTTGGACCCAGCAGGCCCCTGTTTTCGCAACCTGCCACCCTGGGAGCGTTTCAACGCGGGCGGAGCGGAACGCGTAGACGCGCTACACACCAATATAGACGGGTTTGGCATAGCTCATCCTATGGGGCACGTCGATTTTTACGCTAATGGCG GTGAATTCCAACCATCAATGGTAGGAAACTTCATCATGCCATGCTTCCTACTCTGCAGCCACCTCCGCTCCGCTTTCTACTGGCTCCTTGCCTACGACAACCCGGACAAATTCATAGCAGTCCGCTGCGACACCATGGCACACGCCCGCAAAGGGGACTGCTATAACAAACCTATAGTTCACAACTTCTTAGGGCCTAAAACTAACCATAGCAAGCCAGGGATATACTACTTACCTACATCGGAGAGGACGCCATATTACTTAGGGGAGGAAGGGTTGAAGAAACGAAGATTTGGACATAATGATTATTTGTTGAAGACATCGGTAGAACCGGAGGGGGATGTGTTGGTGTGA